A genomic stretch from Serratia entomophila includes:
- a CDS encoding oxidoreductase, translated as MSNYPHLLAPLDLGFTTLKNRVLMGSMHTGLEELPDGPERMAAFYAERAAAGVALIVTGGIAPNEKGVVYRGGSTLSNEEQVAHHRIVTDAVHQAGGKIALQILHAGRYSYQPQPVAPSALQAPINPFPPAALSEAEIERTIADFARCAALAQQAGYDGVEVMGSEGYLINQFLVAHTNQRNDQWGGSFSNRMRFAVEIVRAVRQAVGREFILIYRLSMLDLVEDGSSWQEIEQLALAIEQAGATIINTGIGWHEARIPTIATMVPRAGFSWVTRKLMGKVGIPLITTNRINDPAVAEQVLADGCADMVSMARPFLADAAFVQKAAEGRADEINTCIGCNQACLDQIFEGKLTSCLVNPRACRETEMPLTMAERPKKLAVIGAGPAGLAFATTAASRGHQVTLFDAADQIGGQFNIAKQIPGKEEFHETLRYFRRQLALREVTLRLGAHVEAADLAEYDEVILACGIVPRTPDIPGIDNAKVLTYLDVLRDKKPVGQRVAIIGAGGIGFDTAEYLSQHGASSSLDQAEFNREWGIDGRLEQRGGLAAQGPQAPRAARQIYLLQRKASKVGEGLGKTTGWIHRTSLAMRGVKMLNAVSYQRIDEEGLHISRADQESCLPVDTVIICAGQEPRRELQQPLLAMGKTVHLIGGADVAAELDARRAIDQGTRLAMAL; from the coding sequence ATGAGCAATTACCCGCACCTGCTGGCGCCGCTGGATCTCGGCTTCACCACCCTGAAAAACCGGGTGCTGATGGGATCGATGCATACCGGCCTGGAAGAACTGCCCGATGGCCCCGAGCGCATGGCGGCTTTCTACGCCGAACGCGCGGCCGCCGGCGTAGCCCTGATCGTCACCGGCGGCATCGCCCCCAATGAAAAAGGCGTGGTGTATCGCGGCGGTTCAACCCTCAGCAACGAGGAGCAGGTGGCCCATCACCGCATAGTGACCGATGCCGTTCACCAGGCCGGCGGCAAGATTGCGCTGCAGATCCTGCACGCCGGGCGCTACAGCTACCAACCGCAGCCGGTGGCGCCTTCGGCGCTGCAGGCGCCGATCAACCCCTTCCCCCCGGCGGCGCTGAGCGAAGCGGAGATTGAGCGGACCATCGCCGACTTCGCCCGCTGTGCGGCGCTGGCGCAGCAGGCCGGTTACGACGGTGTCGAAGTGATGGGCTCCGAAGGCTATTTGATCAACCAATTCCTGGTGGCGCACACCAACCAACGCAACGACCAGTGGGGCGGCAGCTTCAGCAACCGCATGCGTTTCGCCGTCGAGATAGTTCGGGCGGTGCGCCAGGCGGTCGGCCGCGAATTTATTCTGATCTACCGCTTGTCGATGCTCGATCTGGTGGAAGACGGCTCCAGCTGGCAGGAGATAGAACAGCTGGCGCTGGCTATCGAGCAGGCCGGCGCCACCATTATCAACACCGGTATCGGCTGGCATGAGGCGCGTATCCCTACCATCGCCACCATGGTGCCGCGCGCCGGTTTCAGCTGGGTCACCCGCAAGCTGATGGGCAAGGTCGGCATCCCGCTGATCACCACCAACCGCATCAACGATCCGGCGGTAGCCGAGCAGGTGCTGGCGGACGGCTGCGCCGATATGGTGTCGATGGCGCGCCCGTTCCTCGCCGACGCCGCCTTCGTGCAAAAAGCCGCCGAAGGGCGTGCCGATGAGATCAACACCTGCATCGGCTGCAATCAGGCCTGCCTCGACCAGATATTTGAAGGCAAGCTCACCTCCTGCCTGGTGAACCCGCGCGCCTGCCGCGAAACCGAAATGCCGCTGACGATGGCGGAACGGCCGAAAAAGCTGGCGGTGATCGGCGCCGGGCCGGCCGGGCTGGCCTTCGCCACCACCGCCGCCAGCCGCGGCCATCAGGTAACGCTGTTCGACGCCGCCGATCAGATCGGCGGCCAGTTCAATATCGCCAAGCAGATCCCCGGCAAGGAAGAATTTCACGAAACCCTGCGTTATTTCCGCCGCCAGCTGGCGCTGCGCGAAGTCACGCTCAGGCTGGGCGCGCACGTGGAAGCGGCGGATCTGGCCGAGTATGACGAGGTGATCCTGGCCTGCGGCATAGTGCCGCGCACCCCGGATATTCCCGGCATCGATAACGCCAAGGTGCTGACCTACCTCGACGTACTGCGTGATAAGAAGCCGGTCGGCCAGCGGGTGGCGATCATCGGCGCCGGCGGCATCGGCTTCGACACCGCCGAATACCTCAGCCAGCACGGCGCCTCCAGCAGCCTGGATCAGGCGGAGTTCAACCGCGAATGGGGCATCGATGGCCGCCTCGAACAGCGCGGCGGCTTGGCGGCCCAGGGGCCGCAGGCACCACGCGCGGCGCGCCAGATCTATCTGCTGCAGCGCAAAGCCAGCAAGGTGGGCGAAGGTCTGGGGAAAACCACCGGTTGGATCCACCGCACCAGCCTGGCGATGCGCGGCGTCAAGATGCTCAACGCCGTAAGCTATCAACGTATCGACGAGGAAGGCCTGCATATCTCCCGCGCCGATCAGGAGAGCTGCCTGCCGGTGGATACGGTGATTATCTGCGCCGGGCAGGAGCCGCGCCGCGAGCTGCAGCAGCCGCTGCTGGCGATGGGGAAAACCGTGCATCTGATCGGCGGCGCCGACGTGGCCGCCGAGCTGGACGCCCGACGCGCCATCGATCAGGGCACGCGGTTGGCGATGGCGCTATAA
- a CDS encoding type II toxin-antitoxin system RelE/ParE family toxin, with translation MIKSFRDRYLQQFYLEGRRSRLIPGVLERQLARKLDMLAAAQQERDLHHPTGNYYKRLSGPFQGWSSLRVNMHWRLMFQWRHDAADRVYLDPHQDT, from the coding sequence ATGATCAAATCTTTCCGCGATCGATATTTGCAGCAGTTTTACCTGGAAGGCAGGCGCAGCCGCCTGATTCCCGGCGTGCTCGAACGGCAGTTGGCCCGAAAGCTCGATATGCTGGCCGCCGCGCAGCAAGAGCGCGACTTGCACCACCCCACGGGCAACTATTACAAACGGCTGTCCGGGCCATTTCAGGGATGGTCAAGCCTGCGCGTCAATATGCACTGGCGGCTGATGTTCCAGTGGCGGCACGATGCTGCGGACAGAGTTTACCTCGATCCGCATCAAGACACCTGA
- the pdxR gene encoding MocR-like pyridoxine biosynthesis transcription factor PdxR encodes MRSLSGDLLLQRLGEQPYDKLHKRLYNAIRTSILDGSLPPSSRLPASRDLAQELSLSRNTVLTVYEQLLAEGYVLARAGSGTFVAETVPDSCLSTSSVPAGGNGQQRGIELSDRGAALLHHASASPKQWGAFIPGVPDVNAFPHQLFSKIQARISRRPAPQRLTYSNQGGSPELQHALVDYLRVARSVRCSPEQILITEGIHQAIDLVTRMLCNPGDDAWIEEPGYWGIRNILRMNALNICPLAVDEAGLVPPEHPTSPPRLIFVTPSHQYPLGSVMSLARRQRLLALARNAGSWIVEDDYDSEFRFSGQPIPALQGLEADAPVIYIGTFSKTLYPALRLGYVVLPPQLAQALKTAHAELYRGGHLLIQTALAEFIQEGHYSAHIRRMRLLYARRRAFLTHLIEQHLGKQALSEFNSNAGLHLILNLPDEADDVAIAAAAGARGVLVRPLSRYYMLPNRRRGLLMGFACVPEEQMAAAFIQLLACINAPYQA; translated from the coding sequence TTGCGCTCACTGAGTGGTGACCTGCTGCTGCAGCGCCTCGGCGAACAGCCCTATGATAAGCTGCATAAGCGCCTGTATAACGCGATCCGCACCAGCATTCTGGACGGCAGCCTGCCGCCTTCCAGCCGCCTGCCCGCCTCGCGCGATCTGGCGCAGGAGCTCAGCCTGTCTCGTAACACGGTTTTAACCGTTTATGAACAACTGTTGGCGGAAGGCTATGTTTTGGCGCGCGCCGGCAGCGGAACATTCGTCGCCGAAACCGTGCCGGACAGCTGTTTATCCACCAGCAGCGTGCCCGCCGGCGGCAACGGCCAGCAGAGGGGCATAGAGCTGTCGGATCGCGGCGCCGCGCTGCTGCACCACGCCAGCGCCAGCCCCAAACAGTGGGGGGCATTCATTCCCGGCGTGCCGGACGTCAATGCCTTTCCGCACCAGCTGTTCAGCAAGATCCAGGCGCGCATCAGCCGCCGCCCGGCCCCGCAACGGCTGACCTACAGCAACCAGGGCGGCAGCCCCGAGCTGCAGCACGCTCTGGTGGACTACCTGCGGGTGGCGCGTTCGGTGCGCTGCTCGCCGGAGCAAATATTAATTACCGAGGGCATTCATCAGGCGATAGATCTGGTGACACGCATGCTGTGCAATCCTGGGGACGACGCCTGGATCGAAGAGCCCGGCTATTGGGGCATCCGCAATATACTGCGGATGAATGCGCTGAACATCTGCCCGCTGGCGGTGGATGAGGCCGGCCTGGTGCCGCCGGAGCACCCCACCTCGCCGCCGCGGCTGATTTTCGTCACCCCGTCGCACCAGTATCCGCTGGGTTCGGTGATGAGCCTGGCGCGCCGTCAGCGCTTGCTGGCGCTGGCGCGCAACGCCGGCAGTTGGATCGTCGAAGACGACTACGACAGCGAGTTCCGTTTCTCCGGCCAGCCGATCCCGGCGCTACAGGGGCTGGAAGCCGATGCGCCGGTGATCTACATCGGCACCTTCAGCAAAACGCTGTACCCGGCGCTGCGGCTCGGCTACGTGGTGCTGCCGCCGCAGCTGGCGCAGGCGCTGAAAACCGCCCACGCCGAGCTGTACCGCGGCGGCCACCTGCTGATCCAGACCGCGCTGGCGGAGTTCATTCAGGAGGGCCACTACAGCGCGCATATCCGCCGCATGCGGTTGCTGTACGCGCGGCGGCGCGCCTTCCTCACCCATCTTATCGAACAGCACCTGGGCAAACAGGCGCTGAGCGAATTCAACAGCAACGCCGGGCTGCATCTGATCCTCAACCTGCCGGACGAGGCCGACGACGTGGCGATCGCCGCCGCCGCCGGCGCGCGCGGGGTGCTGGTGCGGCCGCTGTCGCGCTATTACATGCTGCCCAACCGCCGGCGCGGCCTGCTGATGGGCTTCGCCTGCGTGCCGGAAGAGCAGATGGCCGCCGCCTTTATCCAGCTGTTGGCCTGCATCAACGCGCCTTACCAGGCCTGA
- a CDS encoding M48 metallopeptidase family protein, whose protein sequence is MHEIELAYLQGYPEHLQSQVQQLIQQNRLGDVLLQRYPQVHDCTTDKSLYQFTVDLKNQYLRNAQPLSKVAYDGKIQVMKHALGMHTAISRVQGGKLKAKAEIRVATVFKLAPEPFLRMIVVHELAHLKEKDHNKAFYSLCCHMEPNYHQLEFDTRLYLTHLALFGELYA, encoded by the coding sequence ATGCATGAAATCGAACTCGCCTACCTGCAGGGCTACCCTGAACATCTGCAAAGCCAGGTGCAGCAGCTGATCCAGCAAAATCGGCTGGGCGACGTCCTGCTGCAGCGCTACCCGCAGGTGCATGATTGCACCACCGACAAATCGCTCTATCAGTTTACCGTCGATCTGAAAAACCAGTACCTGCGCAACGCGCAGCCGCTGAGCAAGGTGGCCTACGACGGCAAGATCCAGGTGATGAAGCACGCGCTCGGCATGCATACCGCCATTTCGCGCGTGCAGGGCGGCAAGCTGAAGGCCAAGGCGGAGATCCGCGTAGCGACGGTGTTTAAACTCGCGCCCGAACCCTTTCTGCGCATGATCGTGGTGCACGAGCTGGCGCACCTGAAGGAAAAAGACCACAACAAGGCGTTCTACAGCCTGTGCTGCCATATGGAACCCAACTACCACCAGTTGGAGTTCGACACCCGGCTGTATCTGACCCACCTGGCGCTGTTCGGCGAGCTGTATGCGTGA
- a CDS encoding HigA family addiction module antitoxin — protein sequence MLETTTREPTTVGEVLQEEYLTPLGIGQEELAKVLGVTRATVNRLCNGHRRMSVAEANLFADLFETTADFWLNLQAAHDRWEARQANAQRVRLRPIKEILGRNITHA from the coding sequence ATGTTGGAAACCACAACCCGCGAACCCACTACGGTGGGAGAAGTGCTGCAGGAAGAGTATTTAACCCCCTTGGGCATCGGCCAGGAGGAGCTGGCGAAGGTGTTGGGCGTCACCCGTGCCACGGTTAACCGTCTGTGTAACGGACATCGGCGCATGAGCGTCGCCGAAGCCAACCTGTTTGCCGATCTGTTCGAAACCACCGCCGACTTTTGGCTGAATCTGCAGGCGGCGCACGATCGCTGGGAGGCCAGACAAGCCAATGCGCAACGTGTACGTCTGCGGCCAATCAAAGAAATACTGGGACGCAATATCACTCATGCATGA
- a CDS encoding Gfo/Idh/MocA family protein produces MIRFAVVGTNWITERFIDAAHESGKLKLSAVYSRKLEQAQAFGANYHVGLFFDSLEALAQSDAIDAVYIASPNSLHCPQSLLFLQHKKHVICEKPLASNQREAEQLAACARENQVVLFEAFKSAYLPNFLVLQQALPKIGRLRKAFINYCQYSSRYPRYLAGENPNTFNPQFSNGSIMDIGYYCLAGAVALFGAPRSVVASATLLDTGVDAHGTVCLNYGDFDVTLSHSKVSDSAIPSEIQGEEGTLVIDKISECQGVALTPRGGNRQDLSQPQHINTMLYEAEAFAALVEKNQVEHPGLENSLIVARLLTEIRRQTGVTFPADGD; encoded by the coding sequence ATGATTCGCTTTGCCGTCGTCGGCACCAACTGGATTACCGAACGTTTTATCGATGCCGCTCATGAAAGCGGCAAGCTGAAGCTGAGCGCGGTCTACTCGCGTAAGCTGGAGCAGGCGCAGGCGTTTGGCGCCAACTATCACGTCGGCCTGTTTTTTGATTCCCTGGAGGCGCTGGCCCAGTCCGACGCCATAGACGCGGTGTATATCGCCAGCCCCAATTCCCTGCACTGCCCGCAATCGCTGCTGTTCCTGCAGCATAAAAAGCACGTGATTTGCGAAAAGCCGCTGGCCTCCAACCAGCGCGAGGCCGAGCAGCTTGCCGCCTGCGCGCGTGAAAATCAGGTGGTGTTGTTTGAGGCGTTTAAAAGCGCCTACTTGCCGAATTTCCTGGTCCTGCAGCAGGCGCTGCCGAAAATCGGCCGGCTGCGCAAAGCCTTTATCAACTACTGCCAATACTCCTCGCGCTATCCGCGCTATCTGGCCGGTGAAAATCCCAATACCTTCAACCCGCAGTTCTCCAACGGGTCGATCATGGATATCGGCTACTACTGCCTGGCCGGCGCCGTGGCGTTGTTCGGCGCACCGCGTTCGGTGGTGGCCAGCGCGACGCTGCTCGATACCGGCGTGGACGCCCACGGCACGGTTTGCCTGAACTACGGCGATTTTGACGTGACCCTTTCCCACTCCAAGGTCAGCGACTCGGCGATCCCGAGCGAGATCCAGGGCGAGGAAGGCACGCTGGTGATCGATAAAATTTCAGAATGCCAGGGCGTGGCGCTGACCCCGCGCGGCGGCAACCGCCAGGATCTGAGCCAGCCGCAACACATCAACACCATGCTGTATGAGGCGGAAGCCTTCGCCGCGTTGGTGGAAAAAAATCAGGTGGAACACCCGGGGCTGGAAAACTCGCTGATTGTCGCCCGCCTGCTGACCGAAATCCGCCGCCAAACCGGCGTGACGTTTCCCGCCGACGGAGACTGA
- the rlmG gene encoding 23S rRNA (guanine(1835)-N(2))-methyltransferase RlmG, giving the protein MSQLDLGTQQLELERYPQQEESTQLQAWEAADEYLLQQLENVDIGGRPVLIFNDNFGTLACALHAHRPYSISDSYMSQLATRHNLKLNELDPEQVHLLDSLAALPAAPAVVLIRIPKALALLEQQLRALRAVVSEDTLIVAGAKARDVHTSTLQLFEKVLGPTRTSLAWKKARLIYCQAADIVPPAAPETTNWALDGTDWLIHNHANVFSRGSLDIGARLFMEHLPHGLNGHIVDLGCGNGVIGMIALQQNPEAQVTFVDESYMAVASSELNVEHNLPQELDRCQFEVNNSLAGIERESVQAVLCNPPFHQQHAITDHTAWQMFCDAKRCLQVGGELRIVGNRHLDYHQKLKRLFGNCTLVASNKKFVILKAVKSGARR; this is encoded by the coding sequence ATGAGCCAACTCGATCTGGGAACACAGCAACTTGAGCTGGAACGTTATCCCCAACAGGAAGAATCCACCCAGCTGCAGGCGTGGGAAGCGGCGGATGAGTATCTGCTGCAACAGCTTGAAAACGTAGATATCGGCGGCCGCCCGGTGCTGATTTTCAACGATAACTTCGGCACCCTGGCCTGCGCATTGCACGCCCATCGGCCGTACAGCATCAGCGATTCCTACATGAGCCAGCTGGCGACGCGCCACAACCTGAAGCTCAACGAACTGGATCCCGAGCAGGTTCATCTGCTGGACAGCCTGGCCGCGCTGCCTGCGGCGCCGGCGGTGGTGCTGATCCGCATCCCCAAGGCGTTGGCCTTGCTGGAACAGCAGCTGCGTGCGCTGCGCGCGGTGGTGAGCGAAGACACGCTGATCGTCGCCGGCGCCAAGGCGCGCGACGTGCATACCTCCACCCTGCAGCTGTTTGAAAAGGTGCTGGGCCCGACCCGCACCAGCCTGGCGTGGAAAAAGGCGCGCCTGATCTATTGCCAGGCGGCGGACATCGTGCCGCCGGCGGCGCCGGAAACCACCAACTGGGCGCTGGACGGCACCGATTGGCTTATTCATAACCACGCCAACGTGTTTTCGCGCGGCAGCCTGGATATCGGCGCGCGGTTGTTTATGGAGCATCTGCCGCACGGCCTGAATGGCCATATTGTCGATCTGGGCTGCGGCAACGGCGTGATCGGCATGATCGCGCTGCAGCAGAACCCGGAGGCGCAGGTGACCTTCGTCGATGAATCCTACATGGCGGTGGCCTCCAGCGAGCTGAACGTGGAGCACAACCTGCCGCAGGAGCTGGATCGCTGCCAGTTTGAGGTGAACAACTCGCTGGCGGGCATCGAGCGTGAAAGCGTGCAGGCGGTGCTGTGCAACCCGCCATTCCACCAGCAGCATGCGATCACCGACCATACCGCCTGGCAGATGTTCTGCGACGCCAAGCGTTGCCTGCAGGTGGGCGGCGAGCTGCGCATCGTCGGCAACCGCCATCTGGACTACCACCAGAAGCTGAAGCGTTTGTTCGGCAACTGCACCCTGGTGGCGTCCAACAAAAAGTTCGTGATACTGAAAGCGGTGAAATCCGGCGCGCGGCGCTGA
- a CDS encoding ABC-F family ATP-binding cassette domain-containing protein, producing MAHFAQPPHFVLHQLTCQFADGETLFGPLDLTFDQQRCGLVGRNGVGKTRLLRLIAGLDLPGNGHVESDASLAYVAQQPEIAPHATLAQLLGYGELFAALARVDQGRPQADDIDRLEGQWDLADRLRTAFAAAGLPAFDPQRPASCLSGGERMRASLCAAMLSAADFLLLDEPTNHLDANGRDWLYRQLDQWRGGLLIASHDRQLLARMERIVELTPGALHSYGGNYHDYRRQRELEQQAARGALEHARQERRRTRARQQKEHDMSQRRSAQTLRSVDTLNIASFERVAYKAAAKESLGTLRKQHQEQRGALDAAVYEAYQRLEEDSPVMLALPGTEVAAGKQVLVLEQLRLPFVAAPPLDLRIDGPMRVALTGPNGCGKSTLLKVILGQLAPLAGRCRCPLPLAYLDQTLSQLDARLSMVEHLGLQDSPLAEGALRTRLAQLQLGADRIALPLGSLSGGERLKAALACALWRRQPAQLLLLDEPTNHLDLASSLAIESALADFPGAMLVVSHDEDFLQGLKLTHRLHRQANGWRLQAW from the coding sequence ATGGCTCATTTCGCGCAGCCCCCTCATTTTGTTTTACACCAACTGACCTGCCAATTTGCTGACGGCGAGACGCTGTTCGGCCCGCTGGATCTCACTTTCGACCAACAACGCTGCGGCCTGGTCGGGCGCAATGGCGTGGGGAAAACCCGGCTGCTGCGCCTGATAGCCGGGTTGGATCTGCCGGGCAATGGGCATGTGGAATCCGATGCTTCGCTGGCCTATGTGGCGCAGCAGCCGGAAATTGCGCCCCATGCCACGCTGGCGCAGCTGTTGGGCTACGGTGAGCTCTTTGCCGCGTTGGCCCGCGTCGATCAGGGGCGGCCGCAGGCGGACGATATCGATCGCCTGGAAGGGCAGTGGGATCTGGCCGATCGTCTGCGAACCGCCTTTGCCGCCGCCGGGCTGCCGGCGTTCGATCCGCAGCGGCCCGCAAGCTGTTTGAGCGGCGGCGAGCGGATGCGCGCGTCGCTGTGCGCCGCCATGCTGAGCGCGGCGGATTTCCTGCTGCTGGACGAACCGACCAACCATCTGGACGCCAATGGCCGCGACTGGCTGTACCGGCAGTTGGATCAGTGGCGTGGCGGGCTGCTGATCGCCAGCCACGACCGGCAATTGCTGGCGCGCATGGAGCGCATCGTCGAACTGACGCCCGGTGCGCTGCACAGCTACGGCGGCAACTACCATGACTACCGCCGCCAGCGCGAGCTGGAACAGCAGGCGGCGCGCGGCGCGTTGGAACATGCGCGGCAGGAACGCCGGCGCACCCGCGCCCGGCAACAGAAAGAACATGACATGAGCCAACGGCGCTCGGCGCAAACGCTGAGAAGCGTCGATACGCTGAATATCGCCTCGTTTGAACGCGTTGCCTACAAGGCGGCGGCCAAGGAGAGCCTCGGCACGCTGCGTAAACAGCATCAGGAGCAAAGGGGCGCGCTCGACGCCGCGGTGTATGAGGCTTACCAACGGCTGGAAGAGGACAGCCCGGTGATGCTAGCCCTGCCGGGCACTGAGGTTGCCGCCGGTAAACAGGTGCTGGTGCTCGAGCAACTGCGGTTGCCCTTCGTCGCCGCGCCGCCGCTGGATCTGCGCATCGACGGGCCGATGCGCGTGGCGCTGACCGGCCCGAACGGCTGCGGTAAATCCACGCTGCTGAAGGTGATCCTCGGCCAGCTGGCGCCGCTCGCCGGGCGGTGCCGCTGCCCGCTGCCGCTGGCCTATCTCGATCAAACCCTCTCGCAGCTCGACGCGCGCCTTTCGATGGTGGAGCATTTGGGGCTGCAGGACTCGCCGTTGGCGGAGGGCGCGCTACGCACCCGGCTGGCGCAGCTGCAGCTCGGCGCGGATCGCATCGCTTTGCCGCTGGGATCGCTGAGCGGCGGCGAACGCCTGAAGGCGGCGCTGGCCTGCGCGCTGTGGCGGCGCCAACCGGCGCAGCTGCTGTTGCTGGATGAACCGACCAACCATCTGGATCTGGCCTCGTCGCTGGCAATCGAAAGCGCATTGGCGGATTTCCCCGGCGCGATGCTGGTGGTATCGCACGACGAAGACTTCCTGCAGGGGCTGAAGCTGACGCACCGTCTGCACCGGCAGGCGAACGGTTGGCGGCTTCAGGCCTGGTAA